A part of Setaria viridis chromosome 8, Setaria_viridis_v4.0, whole genome shotgun sequence genomic DNA contains:
- the LOC117867040 gene encoding laccase-15 — protein MQTMERRSFPALVAATVILFLSATAQPAAGAIVEHTFIVGQMNMTHLCKEMLVAVVNGQLPGPVIEVTEGDTVVVHVVNKSPYNITIHWHGVKQQLNCWADGVPMITQCPIGPNNNLTYTFNVTGQEGTLWWHAHVAYLRGTLHGAIIIRPRHGVSSYPFPEPHREIPIVLGEWWQMDLLKASMDIKDSTADDDPSAATINGKLGDLYNCSGVKEDGFALDVEPGKTYLLRIINAALFYEYYIRIAGHKFTVVAADANYVSPLTTDLLAVAPGQTLDALVVANAAPGRYYMVASPNQPPKPDFQHPTFTTRGIVQYTNENHSNGGSSGPGAEGPLSRNLPVVAPEMPDEHDTMTSYYFHGKLTALHPSRSLPVPARVDEHLLIALGLGSVCKKRGQSCKRGESEETLTLATMNNISFELPAATAAGPLLEAHYYNTGSLDMLRELPDRPPRMYNFTDPSFIPSGPREASLEATSKATIVRRFRHGTVVEVVFQSTAMWQSDSNPMHLHGHDMFVLAQGLGNYNAATDVAKYNLVDPPVRNTVLVPRLGWVAVRFVANNPGAWFVHCHFSFHLSMGMAAVFVVEDGPTVNTSLPPPPADFLTCYRKNNPVADEFDIRSTKSEIPDVTGA, from the exons ATGCAGACCATGGAGAGGCGGAGCTTCCCTGCGTTGGTGGCCGCCACCGTCATCTTATTCCTCTCTGCGACGGCTCAACCAGCAGCCGGGGCCATCGTCGAGCACACATTCATT GTGGGCCAGATGAATATGACACATTTGTGCAAGGAGATGCTGGTCGCCGTTGTGAATGGGCAGCTCCCAGGGCCGGTGATAGAGGTTACTGAAGGAGACACTGTCGTTGTTCATGTCGTCAACAAGTCACCCTACAACATAACGATCCATTG GCATGGAGTGAAGCAGCAGCTGAACTGTTGGGCCGATGGGGTTCCAATGATTACCCAATGCCCGATCGGGCCAAACAACAACTTGACCTACACGTTCAACGTCACTGGACAAGAAGGCACCCTGTGGTGGCATGCTCATGTTGCGTACCTCCGAGGAACCTTGCATGGCGCCATCATCATCCGGCCAAGACATGGGGTCAGCTCGTATCCATTTCCAGAGCCTCATAGGGAAATTCCCATCGTTCTAG GGGAGTGGTGGCAGATGGATCTTCTAAAGGCATCGATGGACATCAAGGACAGTACGGCTGATGATGACCCCAGTGCAGCCACAATCAATGGCAAGCTTGGGGATCTCTACAACTGCTCTG GTGTCAAGGAAGATGGCTTCGCGCTGGACGTGGAGCCAGGCAAGACCTACCTGCTGCGGATAATCAACGCTGCACTCTTTTACGAGTACTACATCAGGATTGCAGGCCACAAGTTCACGGTGGTCGCTGCCGACGCAAACTATGTCAGCCCCCTCACCACAGACCTCCTCGCAGTCGCGCCTGGCCAGACGTTGGATGCCTTGGTGGTCGCCAACGCCGCCCCAGGCAGGTACTACATGGTCGCTTCGCCCAACCAGCCTCCTAAGCCCGATTTCCAGCACCCAACGTTCACCACGAGAGGCATAGTTCAGTATACCAACGAGAACCATAGCAATGGAGGTAGCTCAGGTCCAGGAGCCGAAGGACCTCTATCCCGGAATCTTCCAGTAGTGGCACCTGAGATGCCGGATGAACACGACACGATGACATCGTACTACTTCCACGGCAAACTAACCGCCCTGCATCCCTCACGGTCCCTGCCGGTGCCGGCACGGGTCGATGAGCACCTGCTCATCGCGCTTGGCCTGGGCTCCGTGTGCAAGAAGCGAGGCCAGTCTTGCAAGAGGGGGGAGAGCGAGGAGACATTGACCCTGGCAACCATGAACAACATCTCCTTCGAGCTTCCTGCGGCTACGGCGGCGGGACCGCTCCTAGAAGCGCACTATTACAACACCGGAAGCTTGGACATGCTGCGAGAGCTTCCCGACCGACCACCGAGGATGTACAACTTCACCGACCCCTCGTTCATACCATCAGGACCCCGGGAGGCAAGCCTAGAGGCGACGTCGAAGGCGACGATCGTGCGTCGGTTCCGGCATGGCAccgtggtggaggtggtgttcCAAAGCACGGCGATGTGGCAGAGTGACTCCAACCCGATGCACTTGCACGGGCACGACATGTTCGTGCTCGCGCAAGGGCTCGGCAACTACAATGCAGCAACGGACGTGGCGAAGTACAACCTCGTGGATCCACCGGTGAGGAACACCGTCCTCGTCCCAAGGCTCGGGTGGGTTGCTGTCAGATTCGTCGCCAACAATCCAG GTGCATGGTTCGTGCATTGCCACTTTTCATTCCACCTGTCGATGGGAATGGCCGCGGTGTTTGTAGTAGAGGATGGGCCAACAGTCAACACGTCactccctccaccaccagcggaTTTTTTGACATGTTACCGTAAAAACAATCCTGTGGCGGATGAATTTGACATCCGATCTACAAAAAGCGAAATCCCGGACGTAACTGGAGCCTAA
- the LOC117867039 gene encoding uncharacterized protein has product MRGADLINPALPDELLDDVIRRVGAGPGGGKRDLDACALVCRRWRRLERASRRSARLAASGERADEVLRLVAERFPALADVSVDERLTAAGVVGAVPRSRRPRQAPTSSPFRRRRRLPLASNSVHIAPFPLDQPAGDDGSEHSCLTDVGLTHLSRGCRGLEKLSLIWCSAISSTGLVRIAENCKNLTSLDLQACYIGDPGLIAVGEGCKQLKNLNLRFVEGTTDEGLIGLVKGCGQSLVSLAVATCVWLTDASLRAVGSHCPNLEILSVESDRVQDEGVISISKGCRQLKTLKLQCISAGDEALDSIGLFCSLLESLSLNNFERFTDRSLSSIAKGCKNLTDLVLNDCQLLTDSSLEFVARSCKKLARLKVNGCQNMETAALEHIGRWCPGLLELSLIFCPRIQNSAFLEIGRGCSLLRTLYLVDCSSISDSALCHIAQGCKNLTELSIRRGYEIGDQALISIAENCKSLKELTLQFCERVSDTGMSAIAENCSLHKLNLCGCTLITDSGLTAIARGCPELVYLDISVLRIIGDIALAEIGEGCPMLKEIAFSHCPEVTDVGLNHLVRGCLQVESCQMVYCRQITSAGVATIISGCSRLKKLLVEESKVSERTRRRAGPVLSFLCTGL; this is encoded by the exons ATGCGGGGCGCCGACCTCATCAACCCGGCGCTCCCCGACGAGCTCCTCGACGACGTGATCCGCCGCGTAGGCGCGGGCCCCGGTGGCGGCAAGCGCGACCTCGACGCCTGCGCGCTCGTctgccgccgctggcgccgcctgGAGCGCGCCTCCCGCCGCTCCGCGAGGCTCGCGGCGTCCGGGGAGCGCGCCGATGAGGTGCTGCGCCTCGTCGCCGAGCGGTTCCCGGCGCTCGCCGACGTGTCGGTGGACGAGCGCCTCACCGCGGCCGGAGTCGTCGGCGCCGTGCCCAggtcgcgccgcccgcgccag GCGCCTACTAGTAGCCCATTtcggcgccggaggaggctgCCCCTTGCTTCAAATTCCGTTCATATAGCCCCATTCCCATTGGACCAACCAGCTGGTGATGATGGATCAGAACACAGCTGTTTGACTGATGTTGGCTTGACTCATCTCTCAAGGGGTTGCAGAGGCCTCGAGAAATTAAGTCTAATATGGTGTTCTGCCATATCCTCAACAGGCTTGGTGAGGATAGCAGAGAACTGCAAGAATTTGACTTCTTTGGATCTCCAG GCTTGCTATATTGGAGATCCAGGACTCATTGCTGTCGGGGAAGGATGCAAGCAACTTAAGAATTTAAATTTGCGATTTGTTGAAGGCACCACAGATGAAGGCTTGATTGGATTGGTAAAAGGCTGTGGGCAATCATTGGTctctcttgcagttgcaacTTGTGTTTGGTTGACTGATGCATCTTTGCGTGCTGTTGGATCCCACTGCCCTAACCTAGAAATTCTGTCTGTGGAATCAGATCGTGTTCAAGATGAGGGAGTAATATCTATTTCTAAAGGATGCCGACAGTTAAAAACTTTAAAGCTACAGTGTATTAGTGCTGGGGATGAGGCCTTAGATTCTATTGGCTTATTTTGTTCGCTTTTAGAAAGCCTGTCACTCAACAACTTTGAACGATTTACAGACAG GAGCCTTTCTTCCATTGCCAAAGGGTGCAAGAACCTCACAGATCTTGTTCTCAATGATTGCCAGTTACTAACTGATAGCAGCCTTGAATTTGTAGCTCGTAGCTGCAAAAAGTTAGCACGGTTGAAGGTCAATGGTTGTCAGAACATGGAAACTGCTGCACTGGAGCACATTGGGCGATGGTGTCC GGGCCTTTTGGAGCTCTCTCTAATTTTTTGCCCAAGGATCCAAAATAGTGCATTTCTGGAGATTGGGAGAGGCTGCTCCCTTCTCAGGACTCTTTATTTGGTTGACTGTTCAAGCATAAGTGACAGTGCCTTGTGCCACATAGCTCAAGGCTGTAAGAACTTAACAGAACTTTCTATCCGGCGTGGTTATGAG ATAGGAGACCAAGCATTGATATCTATTGCTGAGAATTGTAAATCGCTTAAAGAGTTAACACTCCAGTTTTGTGAGAG GGTATCTGATACAGGGATGTCTGCAATTGCGGAAAACTGCTCTCTGCATAAGTTAAACTTGTGCGGGTGCACCCTAATTACTGATAGTGGGCTGACTGCAATTGCCAGAGGATGCCCTGAACTAGTCTACCTGGATATAAGTGTTCTCCGG ATCATAGGTGACATAGCACTTGCTGAGATAGGTGAAGGCTGCCCAATGCTCAAAGAAATCGCGTTCTCCCACTGCCCGGAGGTGACTGACGTCGGTCTGAACCATCTCGTCAGAGGGTGCCTGCAGGTGGAGTCATGCCAGATGGTCTACTGCCGGCAGATCACCAGCGCCGGTGTGGCGACCATCATCTCGGGCTGCTCCAGGCTGAAGAAGCTCCTAGTCGAGGAGTCGAAGGTGAGCGAGAGGACCCGGCGGAGAGCGGGGCCCGTGTTGTCATTCCTCTGCACAGGCCTTTAG
- the LOC117867047 gene encoding uncharacterized protein gives MEKGGGGGSDDPATRAAGGMCDRFLTFLTRNLTMSRVKSIADGPKNGGGAGQPAMEGAEEGEEEDEFAIPIERAEFDYEFGGGHGDGGYSSVATILEESAAMTTTTTRDVPEPKTGAAADGPVGPAPAAMAVEETKVRKSVTIKEDRLPEQEGGAPAAPLERKRSLFKKRQASSVGGGGDDEQRVPRRSGLRPRIPPVLRVPSNINERSSTFIEERKKSFVGRGGGAKPAPDK, from the coding sequence atggagaaaggcggcggcggaggcagcgacgacccggcgacgagggcggccGGTGGCATGTGCGACCGGTTCCTGACGTTCCTGACCAGGAACTTGACGATGAGCAGGGTGAAGAGCATCGCCGATGGCCCGAagaatggcggcggcgccggccaacCTGCGATGGAGGGGGcagaggagggcgaggaggaagacgagttCGCCATTCCAATCGAGAGGGCCGAGTTCGACTACGAgttcggcggcggccatggcgacggAGGGTACAGCAGCGTGGCGACCATCCTTGAGGAGAGCGCCgcaatgacgacgacgacgacaagggACGTTCCTGAGCCGAAGACGGGAGCCGCCGCTGACGGTCCGGTGgggccagcgccggcggcgatggcggtggaggagacGAAGGTGAGGAAGTCGGTGACGATCAAGGAAGACCGGCTGCCCGAGCAGGAGGGCGGCGCCCCGGCAGCGCCGCTGGAGCGGAAGAGGTCTCTGTTCAAGAAGCGGCAGGCGTCGTcggtcggcggcggaggagatgaCGAGCAGCGGGTGCCGAGGCGGAGCGGGCTCCGGCCGCGGATACCGCCCGTGCTGCGGGTGCCGTCCAACATCAACGAGCGCTCCTCCACCTTCATCGAGGAGCGCAAGAAGAGCTTCgtcggccgcggtggcggcgccaagCCGGCGCCGGACAAGTGA
- the LOC117867043 gene encoding laccase-15 produces MAATAAIVFFSAMALSVGASVVEHTFVVSQVNMTHLCKDTLVTVVNGQLPGPATEVTEGDSVTVHVVNKSPYNITIHWHGVKQWLNCWADGVPMVTQRPILPNHNFTYRFNVVGQEGTLWWHAHVPFLRATLHGALIIRPRHGAISYPFPKPDMEVPIIIGDWWQLDLPQVDQSMKNGSFDFFASGSTINGKLGDLFNCSGVPEGGYVLDFVPGKTYLLRVINAGLFSEFYLKIAGHNFTVVAADANYVSPYTTDVIAIAPGETVDALVVANATPGRYYIVALPNQAPGPDTQTPEFTTRGMVQYRVNHSSITNGAAALRSRRGVKQEENDIGPSGDVAHNFKKISQHLFFFTGNLV; encoded by the exons ATGGCGGCTACCGCTGCCATCGTCTTCTTCTCCGCCATGGCCCTCTCAGTCGGCGCTTCTGTTGTCGAGCACACCTTCGTT GTGAGCCAGGTGAATATGACACACTTGTGCAAGGATACACTGGTCACCGTGGTGAATGGGCAGCTCCCAGGGCCAGCGACAGAGGTCACAGAGGGAGACTCGGTAACTGTTCATGTCGTCAACAAGTCACCCTACAACATAACAATCCACTG GCATGGAGTGAAGCAATGGCTGAATTGTTGGGCTGATGGGGTGCCAATGGTCACGCAACGCCCCATCCTGCCCAACCACAATTTCACCTACCGGTTCAACGTCGTCGGGCAAGAAGGCACCCTCTGGTGGCATGCTCACGTCCCATTCCTCCGGGCAACCCTGCACGGTGCTCTCATCATCCGGCCAAGACATGGTGCTATCTCCTATCCATTTCCAAAGCCTGATATGGAGGTTCCCATCATTATAG gGGACTGGTGGCAGCTGGACCTTCCACAGGTGGATCAGAGCATGAAGAATGGTTCCTTTGATTTCTTCGCTAGTGGTTCCACAATCAATGGCAAGCTTGGAGATCTTTTCAATTGCTCCG GTGTGCCGGAAGGTGGCTACGTGCTGGACTTTGTGCCTGGCAAGACCTACCTGTTACGAGTAATCAACGCCGGTCTCTTCTCAGAGTTCTACCTAAAGATAGCTGGGCACAATTTCACAGTGGTCGCCGCCGATGCCAACTATGTCAGCCCCTACACCACGGATGTCATCGCGATCGCGCCTGGCGAGACGGTGGACGCACTGGTTGTTGCCAATGCAACCCCGGGCAGGTACTACATTGTTGCCCTGCCCAACCAGGCGCCAGGGCCGGACACCCAGACCCCAGAATTCACTACCAGAGGGATGGTGCAGTACAGAGTCAACCACAGCTCCATCACAAATGGTGCAGCAGCACTAAGGTCAAGACGTGGTGTaaaacaagaagaaaatgaTATAGGCCCATCAGGTGATGTGGcacataattttaaaaaaatttcccaacatttatttttcttcacaggaaatttagtgtag